A genomic window from Elaeis guineensis isolate ETL-2024a chromosome 3, EG11, whole genome shotgun sequence includes:
- the LOC105041693 gene encoding transcription termination factor MTERF8, chloroplastic codes for MSLAKLSSAFLRRGGASSLLPLFHRQRLDGLLFFSSATTGAASEGDYSFLRPHFMVAYLINSCGFSSAGASKATKFLAHLKSTERPDAFLGFMRNRGFDDAGLRKIVSFDPKFLCCDDADKLLAPRFRFFQELGFSGTDLTRLFLSNPDILRINLHRSIQPRLEFWTALLGSKEHLLKVLKISAWFLSTSIEKIIMPNLSLLRECGISDQRTALVLRKSPFLILRSPQKLRALMERVDGMGVPRSSGMFLWALWAISLLSEAKFNAKRRLLMSLGWSEVEFSAAFCKVPLFMTNSEKMLSTKMAFLVKEVGYGPSDVAFCPKLLMYSLERRLKPRHRVMQMLEASGFPSGKCKFSTLMNRSDEGFMDKFVIPHKEKVPGLLEMYTAACGKKGAM; via the coding sequence ATGTCGCTGGCCAAGCTCTCCTCCGCCTTCCTCCGCCGTGGCGGCGCCAGcagcctcctccctctcttccaccGCCAACGCCTCGATggcctcctcttcttctcctccgctACCACCGGCGCCGCCTCCGAGGGGGATTACTCATTCCTCAGACCCCATTTTATGGTTGCATATCTCATCAACTCCTGTGGCTTCTCCTCAGCCGGGGCGTCCAAAGCCACCAAATTCCTCGCCCACCTTAAATCCACCGAGAGGCCAGATGCGTTCCTCGGATTCATGAGAAACCGCGGATTCGACGACGCCGGTCTCAGAAAGATCGTGTCTTTCGACCCTAAATTTCTCTGCTGCGACGATGCCGATAAGCTCCTAGCCCCCAGATTCCGATTTTTCCAGGAGTTGGGCTTCTCTGGCACCGACCTCACCCGTTTATTCCTCTCCAACCCCGACATTCTTAGAATCAACCTCCACCGCTCGATCCAGCCCCGGTTGGAGTTCTGGACGGCCCTCCTCGGCTCCAAGGAGCACCTCTTGAAGGTCCTCAAGATCAGCGCATGGTTTCTCAGTACCAGCATTGAGAAGATCATCATGCCCAACCTCTCACTGCTGCGGGAGTGCGGCATCTCGGATCAAAGGACGGCTTTGGTTTTGCGCAAGTCACCTTTCTTAATCCTCCGAAGTCCCCAAAAGCTCAGAGCTTTGATGGAGCGGGTCGATGGGATGGGAGTACCCCGCAGCTCGGGGATGTTCTTGTGGGCTCTCTGGGCTATCAGCCTACTCAGTGAGGCCAAATTCAATGCTAAACGACGCCTCTTGATGAGTCTCGGGTGGTCAGAGGTCGAATTCTCTGCTGCCTTCTGCAAGGTCCCACTTTTTATGACAAATTCTGAGAAGATGTTGTCGACCAAGATGGCTTTCTTGGTGAAGGAAGTCGGTTATGGCCCGTCGGATGTTGCTTTCTGCCCGAAGCTCCTGATGTATAGCTTGGAGAGGAGGTTGAAGCCTCGGCATCGAGTCATGCAGATGTTGGAGGCGAGTGGGTTTCCTAGTGGTAAATGTAAGTTCAGCACTCTTATGAATCGTTCAGATGAAGGGTTCATGGACAAGTTTGTTATACCACACAAGGAAAAGGTTCCAGGACTGTTAGAGATGTATACTGCTGCATGCGGCAAGAAAGGCGCCATGTAA